The genomic DNA AGATGAAGTTTGGAGGGGAATGAGGAGAACATCATCGTAATAAAGTTGAAAGTAATCATTTAGCTCTCGAACGCATCGGTGACGTTTTCTCCCAGGGTTTTAAAACGCCTCATAACCACTGACCAATCAAAAACAAGCAGGCACAAAACCGTCCAATCACACTTCGCCTCGGTGAAATCATTTCCTGGTTGAGTTCCCATGCTTGTTTTGTGCCTTTTCGCTGTTTAGCAGCACGTTTTTTCACCACATTCCAAGTAAGTTGTATACACACTACACTTAACTAAAGAACATTGTTATGAAATTAATGTTTTGACAAGATAGTTATTTACATTGTGTCTAATATTCTAAGTAAGTTTTTCAGAAAAGTAGAcatatttgtttagttttgctCTCAACACTATTCGCCTACTGTGCACTTTAAGTAACATGCGTTGTGCTTTTTTGTTAAGTTTAGTTTTGTAGTGAATCATCACAACATGGCCAAAGACAAGTCTGTGAAATCTGAATCGCATTCATCCAAACGGAAAAAGTTGGCTCCAGATACCACAATGGATGCTGAggtcaaaaagaaaatgaaaaagaagcagGTAGAGGTAAGTGGCACAGTCCCATAAttagatcacacacacacacacattcacttagTGTCCTCGCAAAAATGACTGATTGTGTTTAATGTCGTCCAGGAGGCTCCTGAGCAGATTCCTGATGTCACAATCACAGAAGCAGATGctacaaaacagaaaaaggacaagaaacacaaaaagaaaccagtgacagagcaaacacacactcaaaaagcTAAGGTAAGAAAATCATTTATTGTAGTTTTCTGTAgtgctgaacaacaacaaaaggtttatcaaaatcgcaataaggtacaatatttcttaaagccattccctctcatatcaCTATCACAATTtcaataatcgcaattagatattttttcAGAATTGTTCAGCCTTAGTTTTTGGTCGTGTTTGGCTGCTGATTTGTGaacttttaaataacaaaacattaacttttgtgttcataaaaaaacaaacaaaggtctGATATTACATTAGAgatttgaattaaaatgttcaTTCCTAGATTGCTAGACAGATTGCTAGACAGTCTTACAGCGATACATCACGGATAGATATCGGTCTtagtaaagaaaacaaaaccttaacatgaaaaattaaaagtgcaggatttctctatttattcacaacatagagaacaaagtgcataaagtctatgtattgaacgtggatggagctttctccaccatgatcccgctgtaaactcggCCACTTCCGCCCAAGTTTCCCCttcattcatttttgcattGAGCCGCCATGAAGAGACATCAAGAAGCCACGGCCGGCGAGAGCATCATACTTTAGAGCATCAGGCTTATCGATTGAATTTTGACCCTCCCCTAGTCCACATGTTTTTTTAGAGTCTCTATCTTTGTTATGTATCACTCGATGTGTCTGTTATATGCTGCTGACCTTTATGTGAATGGAGTGTAACAGTTTGTTGGATATTGCATTTGTGGACTGGCACAGTCTGTCACATGCTGCATGGCTGCGGTTGTTTGCAGGCGGCGCACACATGGACCTGCTTGTGCCTGAACTTAGCAGCTTAACCCATTTGCTCCGCTGCTGCAGAAAAAGCTTAATTTTGTGCTGGAAAGTCTCTCCAAGGAAGCTGTAAATGAGCGGGTTCAGGCAGCTGTTTGAGAAGGCTGCCAGCCTGACGGTGTGACCTGTCAGTGGGTAGTCCCGCCACAGCGTCTCCCCGTTTGTGTCGCCTCTCAGGAGGTGGACACTTACAAACACGTTCTCCGGCAGCCAGCAGAggaagaaaaccaaaacagcTGCCGAGATCATCCGCAGGGCTTTCTGCCGCCTGCGGGGCCTCCACTGTCGCCCCTCTCGCTCCCTCTGGCTGCGCAGGAGCACCCTTGCTATTCTCCAGTAGCAGACCAGCAGGACGCAGAAAGGCAGCAGGAAACCCATCGTCACCTCGAGCCACTGAATCTGTGTCACGTTGGCAAAGCAGAAGCTGCGTTCCCCGGCGTGCTGAGCTTGAGCTAAAGCAAAAGGCAGGAGCGCGAGCAAGGACGAGGACACCCAGATGAGGCTGCAGCTGAGGCGCGCATGCGGCCTGCTCCGTCCAATGTTTCTAGTCAGTGCGATAAAGCGGTCAAAGCTCATCCATGTCAAGAAGAAGACACTGCTGTACACATTGACCTGCTGGAACAGGCTCATGAAGGTGCAGAGTCCGGCTTTGTCATAGTAGCCACGCTTCAGGTTGAACACCTCGATCAGAGAATCGGCCACAAGGATGAGGTCGGCCACGGCAAGGTTCACAAAGTAGAGGTCTGGGGCTGCCAGGTGCCCGCTGTTGTCCAGGTTGACGACTAAGATGAGGACGTTCCCGATGAAGCCGACGGGAAAGAGGAATGTGGTGTAAAGGACGGAGAGGATGAAGCTGATCACATAATCTTGGTGATTCTCCGATTCTGTCTGAAGTAAACCGGAGACGACGGCCTGTGTGACGTTCAGCTGGACAGTGACGTTATTGTCAGCGATAACTCTGTTGCCTGCGTACATCGTCGTGTCCAAAATACACCTCCGCCCTGGAGCTGGTGTTGGTGGTAGTTGGCCGTTAAGTTTCCATATTCTTAAGTTTCCTGAGGGTTTTTTTGCCTCCAGGGTTTGTGGCGCCGTGCGTTTCCTCTTACACTTGAGTCGACTGtacagagaggaaaggagattTACGCACTTAATATGCATCAGTTTATGGTCATTTGGAAGCTTTATTTAATACTGAAATATCAAACAAAGACTACTTATGatcttatttctgtttttatgttcTGCACCAAAAAGCAAATTTATTGCATGTTAATACGTACTTGGCTGTAATTTTGagatcaagaaaaaaaatctctcttgATTTATGTAGCATTGTCGTTGCAGATTATTTTAAGGATATGAAACTAATGCCAGTGTGCCCTCTCGGATCTCTTTACTGTTACTATTGGAATAACAATGTCAAAAAACTGGttgtattgattgattgagcACTTCTTTTGCTGATCACATGGCTTTAATGTTAAATCTCAGACGAGTCAGCGTTTTGACACGTTCTTACTTTCGAAGATAAAATAATGGATCTAAAACTTACCCGATGCTTCCTTCCTTGCGCTGCACTCGGCCCTTCAAATCATGTGTGTCCTTTGGTGTTGATCATCATCCAGTCGCCTGAACTTCTCTGGTATCAGcatatttacacaaaacaagacaaacgtGAGACGGGGGGGAggttcttgtgtttttcttcattttttcaaAGATTATTTCCCTGCTAACGCTGTTAATTATTGTCACGTTTAAGTGATTGTCACTGTGACTTTATTCACGTGAATCAGGTCTGAAATTGTACATGATGTCACCTTATGGAACCCAGTCTGTGTATTAATTTTCCTGCTGGTCCCTGGATTCAGGCCACACTGTGTTGGCACTGATGCGATACATGTCAGTTGTTCCTGGAACTGGTGTCCATCTGTTGATTGGAAACaggcagaaatgttttttttaaatattggacaacattttccacttttccaAGACTTTATATTTCCTATGCGGCGTTCTAACAGTGTTTTTCCAGGCGTTTTGTCTAAATGGGCTTCTGTGCAATTATAATTATGTGAAAAGAGTTGTGAGTCTTCCAAGAAAGGGTTTTACGTGCTTATTCGTAGTTGTTGATTTGACAGCTGTGTGGTTGGTGTGCTTCCTGGACTCGAAATTGAGTTTGTTTGGTTTGCTGTTTGGATCAGATGCTTTTAGACATTTATAAAACCCAGACACACCCCCTAAGGCATTTTCTTTaaagggaggaaaaataaaatgccTTTAATGCCTTCATTGTCATGTGTAATCTCCAAACAAACTCATCAGCCTCGCTGccaaaactttgtttttatatcaaatGATGTCCATGCTGTGTAAATAGAagaatgttttaaatgatacaCGACAAAATGACTGTGCTCTTTTGGAGCAAGAAGATCTGGGTTTTTTGGAACAAGGAAAactcagaaaactttattgtcattgtccaACTGAAATTTAAAAGTGTCCACATTCAGTGCCGGTATGGAATTACGTATaaaggaaaaagtaaaaaataaaatgtagcagaaatttaaagataaaaagaaaatgtagaagaagtataaatacaaatacaatactatAACCTACTATGCCCTAAGAATGAAATGGATGAATGATTGAAAGAGaatattgcacattattataTTGCACTTTAGTGGTACTGAATTATTGCACATGTTTATTtagcagtttgcatgttctccccatgtgtgtgggtttggggattaggcaaattgaccataggtgtgagtgtgagaggttgttttccactatggtctcacctcgcctcgccacggcacagtttaggtcgcatctccactacaaaaatagtacctactcaacgtgggcggagtcatcactttgttttacacacacacacacacacacacacacacacagagtgactagtgacttgtaaagcaattgtttaactgtttaattgtgtaactgaatcattagaagcAGTTCATTATCAGTACTTCctcctgacacagtcactggactgaaatacagcagcagggtttgtgatcagcagtgctgtcgctaaatacaccagactcctctgttaaatattgagatttgagacatttccctggtaatagttggagattaacccatgtttttaggattgttaaatcgttttaactgatctacagtttggtattgttcggcttgattcttgtgtcggacgtctcttcctgtgacggcaatcagtggccagcagtgaCGTGGTGACGTCACGCGTGTTACCTACTCAGtgcacttggaacctcaccagagcaggcactaaaaaaaGTCCCGACTATGCTAGTGGGAACTTtctgaggcgagtagagccggtggaaacatgcccagggtggaggataaagcagtagaaggtgGATGGACAAAATGACTGCATACATTGTTTCACAGTTCTGAAGATGCATagcaaaatatttatttctgtgaaatacaaatatacaaaaaaaatctatttggaCAATAGCTTTAGGGTCTGATTTTCAGTCACTGGAGACACTCGATGGGAGAAAGCTCGTCTTATCTCtgggccctttgcacagcagccagtctgacaggtcacagtagaaATAAACAAACCGGCGGCCGAGTTCCATTTAGTTTCCTCAGCGTcacacatgtgataaataacaccTGTTTGCACGACAAATTCAGAgggaaacaaacagcaaaagcaGGTTAAATCGTTGATTATGAAAATGTCTAATGCGTGCGGTCTTTAAGAGTTTGTCCTCTGATGCATTAGTCGAGTTCTGTCCTCACACGGCTGAGTTTCTGTCTATGACTCTATGTCCTGCAGCGTGTCTGTGATCTCGATGTGTGGAGCGATGATGTTCCTGTTGGGCTGCGTTCGCCCGGAGCTCCGACAGCAGTCCCTCAGCTGCCTGAACGCTCCGTGGAGACTCTCTCGACACGGCCGGTGCATGAGCAGCACGAGCAGCAGGCTGACACTGCTCCCCGAGAACATCACAAACTCGGCCACGCTCAGAAACGCTTGCTCATAATTGCTCAGCCCCTTCACCTTCTGCAGTTGCGCCGCTCTCACCAGCACCACGTTGTAGAACAGCAGACACGTAAACATGACCACGGTGACGGTCAGGAACACTGGCCCCTCCTCTGAGCCAGAGAGGAAACGTCCTTTAGATTTCCACTGTCGCACACAGCCGCAGATCAGGAGTCCTAAGTGGAGGATGTAGGGAATCAAAAAAGCCAGACACAACTTTGCAGCTGCATATGAAACGCAAGCTTGGGCTGGATCCATAAAACACCTCTGGGCTTCATGGAGGGGATCTCTGGGTCCACGGATCCCAGCCAGCACTAGAGCGATCAGGACAGAAGTCACGATCACGAGCGCTGCACAGACCCCGGGCCTCCGCAGCAGGGCGTGAGAGGGCGGGTCGAGGGTCAGCACATAAGCCATGAGCACTAATACAAACAGGCCACACATAGACGCTGTGTTGATGACGAAGGAGAGAGCGGCACAGTTCAGTGCTGAAGTCTGCAGGTAGTCGGGTCTGTGGGCCACAGCGTGGAGggagagcagcaggagcagcagctggaagCCACAGAAGGCCCAGAGCAGGCAGTCGAGCCAGGCCAAGCGTCTGTGTGCTCTGTAGGTCTGGACGAAGCTGTAGAGCAGGAAGCAGCCCGCCAAGAATCCCAGACCTGCAAAGAAACTGTAGACATAGTTTGCTCTGGAGGTTATGTCGTTGGCCTTGATGATGTCATTATAAGGGgaggcagtggtggtggtggtggtggtggaggtgtcGATCGTGGTGACATTGATGACAGTAGAGCTGTTGGAAACTGGAGGAAGGGTCGATAATGAGTCTCCACCTTCAGACTGAAAAAAGAGCAGAAAGAAAACACCCTCTGATGAAGCATCTCTGTTCAGCAAAGGTCAGATCATTTGGTATCAAGTCTTTTTCACCTCAGTTCTGCTTTTTTCATTAAAGCTGAAACCGTTCATCTAAGTTTACTTGATTATTCAGctgttttaaaattaaatgaattgatttgagtttaaaaacaagtgaatgATCAGTTGGAATTTCAGCTTATTATTGTCTGTGCTCCTCCTGTGAGTAAattgtatatttgttttattttaaggtaTTTGAGAAACATGGATCaacttttttttggcattttatgaaccaaataGAGAGATTAGTCTTTTAATGCACTTTCACTGGCGTTGACTGTTGCTCAGCATATTCATCATTAAATGAAGGAACATAAAGGAACACACTGTGACATATAAACATAGTCCACTTCCTTCCTAAATGAACTCAAACTTGAGCTCATCTCTCAATGTATACGTACAGAAACTGTAGCTTGGAGTATTTTACTACAGCTGCCCAGTAAGCCACTTTTTCGTTTATTGCTCAgtttcacacaaaacaaaggaaCTGTCTCCACGTACCATTTTTCTGCCGTCGTCACCCACTCTCGCCTCCTGTTTTGAATCCTCCAGCCAGACGCTGCTAATTGACTCAAAAGCTGTGACGACGATGCTCGTTGCATGGACACGACCGCTCACTGTGCGCCTCTTTTATATTTCTGTGGGCTATAAACCCACCAGCATACTTTCAGAGTGACTGCGTGGCCACGTGACCGAAATcttttccttccctccctcttcttctttttttcttcttcaccatGCCGACTGAGTGTGTGCGTTAAATCAGAGAGAATACTGCGCCCCTTGTTTAACTTCCCCCAAGAGTAAAAATGCAGCAGCACTCCAGTAATATGCTGTGGTTACTGACACCAGGAAGGAAATTACTTCAGTCAAACTGCTTCTTTATGTCTCTGTCGTCTTGCTAAACATGAGTTATTCTCCGGACAACTGGGGGGAGGTGACTGCTCTTCATTTCATGAAGAGAGAACTgtgcttttcattttctctgcaaGTGTTTGTCTAACTCGTACTGAGAGAAGTTATTTTTAAACGTTGTTAAACTGTGCCTGCTGTGGCCAAACATGAGGCCTCTGAATGCGTCGTTGTAGGGATGATGCACACCAAGTTTCACTTAccacagtgtgaatgtgtgtgatgcTGATCTCATACATATGCCGTGAATACAGGAAACTGTAGCTCGACAGGAAGTGATCCAAACATTCAAAAAAGAGTGCACTTAGCTTTCATTTCTCTACCCACTGCAGTGTCACACAGGTTTAAGTCAAACTTTGGCAGAAAGATAACTAACTTTGCTTTAAACCATTCATTATTATGATCCTGAAAAGTGACAGGAAGTGGCCGTTAATGTACCCAAAATGCAAAGTTATTGTTTTAACTTTTCCTTATCATTCGCTGATGATTAGAGGGAGAGATGTTTGACAATGTTTGGTCACAAACGCAGACATTAGAAGGAAGCTCTGTCCGTGCAGATAACTCCCAGGAtgctttgttttgatatggCGTGTGACAGATTTCAGATCCACCCTGTTGCGGCCCCCCCGAGGGGACACACGAgctggagggagaggaggactTGAGTCCCGAGGAGAAGCGGGTCCTcgagaggaagatgaagaagatcctgaaaaaggaggagaagaagaagaagaagaagctcgaAGCGGAGGGAGAGGCGTCACAGAAAACTGAAGCCTCCGGACCCACCGCACCTCAGCACGCTCTGGATTACCTCACATGGTAAGAACCACAGACCCTTGTGTTGGCCTCAGTATCAATCTGACAATCCTTAAACCCTAAATATCACATACAGCTGAGCATACTCACTGAGCACAGactgtaatgtaaataaagagtATTATGTTT from Solea solea chromosome 21, fSolSol10.1, whole genome shotgun sequence includes the following:
- the LOC131448771 gene encoding uncharacterized protein C7orf50 homolog; its protein translation is MAKDKSVKSESHSSKRKKLAPDTTMDAEVKKKMKKKQVEEAPEQIPDVTITEADATKQKKDKKHKKKPVTEQTHTQKAKISDPPCCGPPEGTHELEGEEDLSPEEKRVLERKMKKILKKEEKKKKKKLEAEGEASQKTEASGPTAPQHALDYLTCWAENRTAWKFQKTRQTWLLQHMFDSQKISDDNFSVLLQYLEGLRGTAKDTSVQKALALVEESGHTPDDAVVQQRAHRAREVIQLLS
- the LOC131448391 gene encoding G-protein coupled estrogen receptor 1-like, with amino-acid sequence MYAGNRVIADNNVTVQLNVTQAVVSGLLQTESENHQDYVISFILSVLYTTFLFPVGFIGNVLILVVNLDNSGHLAAPDLYFVNLAVADLILVADSLIEVFNLKRGYYDKAGLCTFMSLFQQVNVYSSVFFLTWMSFDRFIALTRNIGRSRPHARLSCSLIWVSSSLLALLPFALAQAQHAGERSFCFANVTQIQWLEVTMGFLLPFCVLLVCYWRIARVLLRSQREREGRQWRPRRRQKALRMISAAVLVFFLCWLPENVFVSVHLLRGDTNGETLWRDYPLTGHTVRLAAFSNSCLNPLIYSFLGETFQHKIKLFLQQRSKWVKLLSSGTSRSMCAPPANNRSHAACDRLCQSTNAISNKLLHSIHIKVSSI
- the LOC131448766 gene encoding uncharacterized protein LOC131448766, which gives rise to MSEGGDSLSTLPPVSNSSTVINVTTIDTSTTTTTTTASPYNDIIKANDITSRANYVYSFFAGLGFLAGCFLLYSFVQTYRAHRRLAWLDCLLWAFCGFQLLLLLLSLHAVAHRPDYLQTSALNCAALSFVINTASMCGLFVLVLMAYVLTLDPPSHALLRRPGVCAALVIVTSVLIALVLAGIRGPRDPLHEAQRCFMDPAQACVSYAAAKLCLAFLIPYILHLGLLICGCVRQWKSKGRFLSGSEEGPVFLTVTVVMFTCLLFYNVVLVRAAQLQKVKGLSNYEQAFLSVAEFVMFSGSSVSLLLVLLMHRPCRESLHGAFRQLRDCCRSSGRTQPNRNIIAPHIEITDTLQDIES